The Brachionichthys hirsutus isolate HB-005 chromosome 11, CSIRO-AGI_Bhir_v1, whole genome shotgun sequence genome includes a window with the following:
- the si:ch1073-145m9.1 gene encoding uncharacterized protein si:ch1073-145m9.1, with protein sequence MGLRVLLDWPNVVGYVRIGCVFAAWAAFDTPEAFVCLYSANIALDGVDGWLARRLGLSSGFGAWLDVVVDNLGRGMLWSLLYQWGWLVSALEWCVFVCNHSAGGDQWKDGFATSPPLIQAVMANGFRTPLGLWVVSGLHCLPLWLYWCQWASPARWMFLPPWIQILGVLLLATGRLLALSVELWCVWTHIKYLTRSKEL encoded by the exons ATGGGACTCCGCGTTCTGCTGGACTGGCCTAACGTCGTTG GGTACGTTCGGATCGGGTGCGTGTTTGCTGCGTGGGCTGCGTTTGACACACCAGAAGCCTTTGTCTGCCTTTACTCAGCCAACATCGCCCTGGATG GAGTGGACGGCTGGCTGGCCCGGAGGCTGGGACTCAGCTCCGGGTTCGGGGCGTGGCTGGACGTAGTGGTGGACAACCTGGGGAGAGGGATGCTGTGGAGCCTGCTGTATCAG TGGGGCTGGCTGGTGTCGGCGCTGGagtggtgtgtgtttgtgtgtaaccaCAGTGCCGGAGGCGACCAGTGGAAGGACGGCTTCGCCACCAGCCCTCCGCTCATCCAGGCCGTCATGGCTAACG GGTTTCGGACCCCTCTGGGCTTGTGGGTGGTGAGTGGGCTGCACTGCCTCCCACTGTGGCTCTACTGGTGCCAGTGGGCTTCACCGGCCCGCTGGATGTTCCTGCCTCCCTGGATCCAGATCCTGGGAGTTCTGCTGCTGGCCACGGGCCGCCTGCTGGCTCTGTCGGTGGAG CTGTGGTGCGTATGGACTCACATTAAATACCTCACCAGGAGCAAGGAGCTGTAA